The following coding sequences are from one Bos mutus isolate GX-2022 chromosome 22, NWIPB_WYAK_1.1, whole genome shotgun sequence window:
- the LOC102272205 gene encoding LOW QUALITY PROTEIN: glutathione S-transferase P (The sequence of the model RefSeq protein was modified relative to this genomic sequence to represent the inferred CDS: inserted 1 base in 1 codon) codes for MPPYTIVYFPVQGRCEAMRMLLADQGQSWKEEVVAMQSWLQGPLKASCLYGQLPKFQDGDLTLYQSNAILRHLGRTLGLYGKDQQEAALVDMVNDGVEDLRCKYVSLIYTNYEAGKEDYVKALPQHLKPFETLLSQNKGGQAFIVGDQISFADYNLLDLLRIHQVLAPSCLDSFPLLSAYVARLNSRPKLKAFLAXPEHMNRPINGNGKQ; via the exons A TGCCTCCCTACACCATCGTCTACTTCCCGGTTCAAG GGCGCTGCGAGGCCATGCGCATGCTGCTGGCCGACCAGggccagagctggaaggaggaGGTCGTAGCCATGCAGAGCTGGCTGCAGGGCCCACTCAAGGCCTCCTGC CTGTACGGGCAGCTCCCCAAGTTCCAGGACGGAGACCTCACGCTGTACCAGTCCAATGCCATCCTGCGGCACCTGGGCCGCACCCTCG GGCTGTATGGGAAGGACCAGCAGGAGGCGGCCCTGGTGGACATGGTGAATGACGGTGTAGAGGACCTTCGCTGCAAATACGTCTCCCTCATTTACACCAACTAC GAGGCGGGCAAGGAGGACTATGTGAAGGCGCTGCCCCAGCACCTGAAGCCTTTCGAGACCCTGCTGTCCCAGAACAAGGGTGGCCAGGCCTTCATCGTGGGCGACCAG ATCTCCTTTGCGGACTACAACCTGCTGGACCTGCTTCGGATTCACCAGGTCCTGGCCCCCAGCTGTCTGGACTCCTTCCCCCTGCTCTCAGCCTATGTGGCCCGTCTCAACTCCCGGCCCAAGCTCAAGGCCTTCCTGG TCCCGGAGCACATGAACCGGCCCATCAACGGCAATGGGAAACAGTGA